A genomic region of Jeotgalibaca ciconiae contains the following coding sequences:
- a CDS encoding alpha-amylase family glycosyl hydrolase: MAVQTDIHLRNQVIYSIYVRNHTKEGTFEGLIPDLARIKGLGVDIIWLMPIHPIGQEMRKGKAGSPYAIQDYRGINPEYGTMETFEKLVEEARKLGMKVIIDVVYNHTSPDSVLVHEHPEWFYRRPNGEMGNKVGEWYDIVDLDFNNRGLWDYLIETLRMWASKVDGFRCDVASLVPIAFWEEAREAVSTVNPDTIWLAESVHTSFLRQHRDRKNVGLSDSEVYRAFDITYDYDVHHFFEQYMWKEITLKHYLDILMFQDGIYPENYVKLRFLENHDQPRIRSYIKDTDALANWTAFSYFQKGTALLFAGQEKGFDHLPDLFNKDVVKWNEANVDLTQLIQKLYRFKQDDAVREGAYALQAPEGIDVVIGSYIHNEKTIVGIFNLDGGTHVIKVDVPDGSYKNLLHDEEYVVRDGVLLTSGKPIIFAYFHEAQLSQV; this comes from the coding sequence ATGGCTGTCCAAACCGATATACACTTACGCAATCAAGTAATCTATAGTATTTACGTACGAAATCATACAAAAGAAGGTACTTTTGAAGGTCTTATTCCTGATTTAGCTCGAATAAAAGGTCTTGGGGTCGATATTATTTGGCTCATGCCGATTCATCCAATCGGCCAAGAAATGCGGAAAGGAAAAGCGGGAAGTCCCTATGCGATTCAAGATTACCGCGGAATCAATCCCGAATATGGCACGATGGAAACGTTCGAAAAACTTGTGGAAGAAGCAAGGAAGCTCGGAATGAAAGTGATAATAGATGTTGTTTACAATCATACTTCGCCTGATTCTGTCTTGGTGCATGAACATCCAGAATGGTTTTACCGCCGTCCCAATGGAGAAATGGGAAACAAAGTCGGCGAATGGTATGACATTGTGGATTTGGATTTCAATAATCGGGGACTATGGGATTATTTAATTGAAACGTTGAGAATGTGGGCATCCAAAGTAGACGGATTCCGATGTGATGTGGCTAGTCTTGTTCCAATTGCATTTTGGGAAGAAGCCAGAGAAGCCGTCTCTACAGTTAATCCTGATACCATTTGGCTAGCCGAATCTGTGCATACGTCATTTTTAAGACAACATCGTGATCGTAAAAACGTTGGACTTTCTGATAGCGAAGTTTACCGTGCATTTGATATTACTTACGACTATGATGTTCATCATTTCTTTGAACAATATATGTGGAAGGAGATTACGCTGAAGCATTACTTGGATATTTTGATGTTCCAAGATGGTATCTATCCTGAAAATTATGTGAAGTTGAGGTTCTTGGAAAATCATGACCAACCTCGTATTAGGAGTTATATTAAAGATACTGATGCCCTTGCAAACTGGACGGCTTTCTCCTACTTCCAAAAAGGAACTGCCTTATTGTTTGCAGGACAAGAAAAAGGGTTTGACCATTTGCCCGACTTATTTAATAAAGACGTGGTGAAATGGAATGAAGCTAATGTTGATTTAACACAATTGATCCAAAAACTTTATCGTTTCAAACAGGATGATGCAGTTCGTGAAGGTGCTTATGCCTTACAAGCGCCTGAGGGAATCGACGTTGTGATTGGCTCCTATATCCATAACGAAAAAACTATAGTAGGTATTTTTAACCTTGACGGTGGGACTCATGTTATTAAAGTGGATGTACCAGATGGTAGTTATAAAAATCTACTTCATGATGAAGAGTATGTTGTTCGTGATGGCGTTTTGTTGACGAGTGGAAAGCCAATTATCTTTGCTTATTTTCACGAGGCTCAGCTGAGCCAAGTTTAA